Proteins encoded together in one Desulfosporosinus meridiei DSM 13257 window:
- a CDS encoding 4Fe-4S dicluster domain-containing protein gives MTEQIGFLFNADRCVGCKSCEMACKNENSTPLNVNWRRVSSLKAGKNISISCNHCESPECFRVCTRRAYVKRRDGIVMIDVNRCDGCMDCVSACPYNAPQFDIEKNKASKCTFCLPRREVGLLPACVNACHTGALSTINMEQYPKDTVATIEGFPNIRLTKPSIRFYPVKEKLKYWIKT, from the coding sequence ATGACAGAGCAAATAGGTTTTTTGTTTAACGCCGATCGCTGTGTAGGGTGCAAGTCCTGCGAGATGGCTTGTAAAAATGAGAACTCAACACCTCTTAATGTTAACTGGCGCAGAGTGTCTTCTCTTAAAGCGGGGAAAAATATATCGATATCCTGTAATCATTGTGAAAGCCCGGAGTGCTTTAGGGTTTGCACCCGGAGAGCCTATGTTAAACGCCGGGACGGCATTGTGATGATTGATGTTAACCGTTGCGACGGATGTATGGACTGCGTCTCTGCCTGTCCGTATAATGCGCCTCAATTTGACATCGAAAAAAACAAAGCCAGTAAATGTACATTTTGCTTGCCCCGCAGAGAAGTCGGGCTGCTGCCGGCTTGTGTCAACGCCTGTCATACAGGTGCGCTAAGCACTATTAATATGGAACAGTACCCTAAAGACACGGTTGCCACTATCGAAGGATTCCCGAATATCCGACTAACCAAACCTTCAATTCGTTTTTATCCGGTTAAAGAAAAATTAAAGTATTGGATAAAGACTTAA
- a CDS encoding PucR family transcriptional regulator — translation MDIHGVQKLQSGLLRIIAEGAGVADIAEALTKVIDAPVIVTNEFHKIIASTHEAYPRHSFIRSNQIERSNNPGLCRINLGSNINEAYSFPSYIKNETLGFLYIIEEKADSDSTTIQRVGEAASLVFAVQLAKEKEFSLSEKRYIDAFLFDLLYGNMESGKDIISRGELWGWDLSQPQCVLVFEFDDYDYFSGDKELIEVLFDSVQSVMNELGEKPVLTKKKGEVIAILFKSKDSYQEQSDYTKLLTDKVKNLVQTRIPSRTLRLGIGRIYKNPKEIFRSYQEAKVALELGKLMDSRLRTPFFDKLGVTKILYNHDRQELAELYKETLGDLERYDLVQKTDLLKTLETFLANRCDLKETAKVSYVHPNTLRYRLKKIEEILAINLDDFDTKLDLMVAFKIKYLKASEIEK, via the coding sequence ATGGATATTCATGGGGTGCAAAAACTACAATCTGGATTACTAAGGATAATTGCCGAAGGGGCTGGAGTAGCGGATATAGCTGAAGCCTTAACAAAGGTGATAGATGCACCAGTGATTGTGACTAATGAATTTCACAAAATTATTGCTTCTACTCATGAAGCTTATCCAAGACACTCCTTCATCAGAAGCAATCAGATTGAAAGGTCAAATAATCCGGGATTGTGTCGGATAAACTTGGGAAGCAATATCAATGAAGCCTATTCGTTTCCGAGTTATATTAAAAATGAAACCTTGGGTTTTTTATATATAATTGAAGAGAAAGCTGATTCAGATTCAACGACCATACAAAGGGTTGGCGAAGCTGCTTCACTTGTTTTTGCAGTTCAGTTAGCTAAAGAAAAGGAGTTCTCCTTATCAGAGAAACGCTATATTGACGCATTTCTCTTTGACCTGCTCTATGGAAATATGGAATCAGGGAAGGATATTATCTCTCGAGGAGAACTTTGGGGATGGGACTTAAGTCAACCGCAATGTGTTTTAGTCTTTGAATTCGATGATTATGACTATTTTTCCGGTGATAAGGAATTAATTGAGGTACTTTTTGACAGCGTACAATCTGTAATGAACGAGTTGGGCGAAAAACCTGTTTTAACTAAGAAAAAGGGAGAGGTTATAGCCATTCTCTTTAAGTCGAAAGACAGCTATCAAGAACAAAGTGACTACACCAAGTTATTAACAGACAAGGTGAAAAATCTTGTTCAAACAAGAATCCCTTCTCGAACTTTGCGCTTAGGGATTGGAAGAATCTATAAAAACCCTAAAGAGATCTTTCGGAGTTACCAAGAAGCAAAGGTAGCCCTGGAACTTGGCAAGTTAATGGATTCTCGCTTAAGAACTCCCTTTTTTGATAAGTTAGGAGTGACCAAGATCCTCTATAACCATGACCGTCAAGAGTTAGCCGAACTTTACAAAGAAACTTTAGGAGATTTAGAACGCTATGATCTTGTGCAGAAAACGGATTTGCTGAAAACCCTGGAAACCTTCCTGGCAAACCGCTGTGATTTGAAGGAGACTGCTAAAGTTAGTTATGTACATCCGAATACCTTGCGCTATCGCTTGAAGAAAATTGAGGAGATATTGGCTATAAATTTGGATGATTTCGATACCAAGTTGGATCTTATGGTGGCCTTTAAGATAAAGTACTTGAAAGCATCAGAAATAGAAAAGTAA
- a CDS encoding MBL fold metallo-hydrolase, producing the protein MLNRIKEFYMPIIMFLIILLSGCGAVVNNPADTATNAGAGRLQVHFLDVGQADSALIIPPSGQSILIDGGNNEDGEKIVNYLKSKGINELSAIVATHPHEDHIGGLDVVMQSIPTKKVYLPNAASSSRTFEDFIAAVKSSGAKKIEAKAGVKLEVPDLKGIFLAPNSGSYEELNNYSAVLKLTYGQVSFLFEGDAEDISEAEMIKSGQDLKATVLKIGHHGSKSSTTDEFLKAVSPENAIISVGSDNDYGHPAPSVINKLIKAGVAVYRTDQSGTIVVTTDGTSIEIDKNASVPSNGSASTKSSAADLTAKSTVELSNIDLSGEIVSIINSSNSTVDLTGWKLVSEVGNQTYTFPAGTTLAGGGTLKVVSGEKAQSGAGILVWTQSNIWNNDGDPGALFNAEGQLVSKR; encoded by the coding sequence GTGTTAAACCGCATAAAAGAATTTTATATGCCAATTATCATGTTCCTAATCATACTTCTTTCAGGCTGCGGCGCAGTGGTAAATAATCCTGCAGATACTGCTACCAACGCTGGCGCCGGAAGGCTGCAGGTTCACTTCCTTGACGTCGGTCAGGCAGATAGTGCCCTAATAATTCCCCCCAGCGGGCAGTCAATTCTCATTGATGGCGGAAATAATGAAGATGGAGAAAAAATAGTCAACTATTTAAAATCTAAGGGCATCAATGAGTTATCCGCTATTGTTGCTACTCATCCCCATGAAGACCATATCGGCGGCTTAGATGTGGTGATGCAAAGCATACCGACTAAAAAGGTTTACCTGCCTAATGCTGCCTCCAGTTCCAGAACCTTTGAGGACTTTATTGCTGCTGTTAAAAGCAGTGGAGCTAAAAAAATCGAAGCTAAAGCGGGGGTGAAACTCGAAGTTCCTGATTTAAAAGGGATATTTCTGGCACCTAATAGCGGCAGTTATGAAGAACTGAATAATTACAGTGCAGTCCTCAAACTTACTTATGGCCAAGTATCATTTCTTTTCGAAGGAGACGCGGAAGATATTTCTGAAGCGGAAATGATAAAAAGTGGGCAAGACTTAAAGGCAACTGTCCTTAAAATAGGTCATCATGGCAGTAAAAGTTCGACAACGGATGAATTCTTAAAGGCTGTGTCACCAGAAAATGCTATTATTTCTGTTGGTTCGGATAATGATTACGGTCACCCGGCACCTAGCGTCATCAATAAATTGATCAAGGCTGGAGTCGCAGTCTATAGGACGGATCAATCAGGGACGATTGTAGTTACCACTGATGGGACGTCAATAGAAATTGATAAGAATGCATCGGTTCCATCTAATGGATCAGCTTCTACTAAATCCTCTGCTGCTGATCTCACAGCTAAAAGTACTGTAGAACTGTCAAACATTGATTTAAGCGGTGAAATAGTGAGCATAATAAACTCAAGTAATTCAACCGTCGATCTAACGGGTTGGAAATTAGTGAGTGAGGTTGGCAATCAAACCTATACATTTCCGGCAGGTACAACCTTGGCTGGTGGTGGAACCCTAAAAGTTGTCAGCGGAGAAAAAGCGCAATCCGGAGCAGGTATCCTTGTTTGGACCCAATCAAATATCTGGAATAATGACGGTGATCCGGGAGCTTTATTTAATGCCGAGGGGCAGCTGGTATCTAAAAGATAA
- a CDS encoding DUF3006 domain-containing protein, whose protein sequence is MILAKTYKESAGISHIRSEAAMYIIDRFEGEWAVIETDNRVMFNFPRSGLPLDLKEGDVINIQIHINPEATLRRHQKAESLLNNFFDE, encoded by the coding sequence ATGATTCTAGCAAAGACTTACAAAGAGTCAGCGGGAATTTCTCATATAAGGAGTGAAGCAGCTATGTATATTATTGATCGGTTTGAAGGAGAGTGGGCCGTTATAGAAACGGACAACCGCGTAATGTTCAATTTCCCTCGCAGTGGTTTGCCCCTTGATCTAAAAGAAGGAGATGTAATTAACATCCAGATTCACATAAATCCAGAGGCTACACTACGCCGTCACCAGAAAGCCGAAAGCCTTCTAAATAATTTCTTCGATGAATAA
- a CDS encoding TorD/DmsD family molecular chaperone, with product MLDSITTQTTTNQPVSEGVLALIELRAYAYDVLRRTFASEPSQEYLELMKNTIVQFPFASESEDILKGIKAVDSSLNRSSGLSRQDVDGLQWDYTRLFIGPDQLAAPPWESAYANEDKLLFQKETLEVRGAYLKHLFLPAQFQQEADDHIGLELDFMYQLCLELYEKAKSGESFQEVLEDQQSFLQQHLLKWVPRFGRDIINNSTTDFYKGMASILMGYLSLDLGAVEELLTVNSAN from the coding sequence ATGTTAGACAGCATAACGACTCAAACGACAACAAACCAACCGGTTAGTGAAGGTGTATTAGCCCTAATTGAGCTAAGGGCCTACGCTTACGACGTCTTGAGGAGGACATTTGCTTCAGAACCGTCACAAGAGTACCTAGAGTTGATGAAGAATACCATCGTACAATTCCCTTTTGCCTCGGAAAGTGAAGATATTCTCAAAGGAATTAAGGCCGTCGATTCCTCACTCAACCGAAGTTCTGGGCTAAGCAGGCAAGACGTGGATGGGCTGCAGTGGGATTATACCCGCCTGTTTATCGGTCCCGACCAGTTGGCGGCACCGCCCTGGGAGTCGGCTTATGCTAATGAAGATAAACTTCTTTTCCAAAAGGAGACCCTGGAGGTAAGAGGAGCTTATCTAAAGCATTTATTTCTCCCCGCTCAATTTCAGCAGGAAGCAGATGACCATATCGGCTTGGAACTGGATTTTATGTATCAGCTATGTCTGGAGCTTTATGAAAAAGCGAAATCCGGTGAGAGTTTTCAGGAGGTTCTGGAAGATCAACAAAGCTTTCTCCAGCAACACCTGCTAAAGTGGGTACCTCGCTTTGGCCGGGATATTATCAATAATTCCACCACTGATTTCTACAAAGGAATGGCAAGTATCCTTATGGGGTATTTGTCTTTAGATCTAGGGGCTGTTGAGGAACTCTTAACAGTTAACTCTGCAAACTAA
- a CDS encoding CBS domain-containing protein, which yields MKVKDVMQTNVITIRTDMEIKEVAKILYDHQISGAPVVDSEGKLVGIVSEGDLLHKETNPQIPGVVGILGALIYYRGVRQYQSDLKKLIALQASEIMTSQVVKINKEASIEEAASLMVSKKIKRLPVIEDGKIVGIITRMDIIKTLIDD from the coding sequence ATGAAGGTCAAGGATGTTATGCAAACCAATGTCATAACCATTCGAACGGATATGGAAATCAAGGAAGTAGCTAAGATCTTGTATGATCATCAAATTTCCGGTGCACCGGTGGTGGATTCTGAGGGGAAGCTTGTAGGAATTGTTAGTGAAGGAGACTTGTTACATAAAGAGACAAATCCTCAGATTCCGGGAGTCGTGGGAATTTTAGGTGCACTTATATATTACCGTGGTGTAAGGCAATACCAGTCAGATTTAAAGAAACTAATTGCCTTGCAAGCCTCGGAAATCATGACTTCTCAGGTGGTAAAGATTAATAAAGAAGCATCTATTGAAGAGGCAGCATCTTTAATGGTGAGTAAAAAAATCAAACGCTTACCTGTTATCGAGGATGGCAAAATTGTTGGGATTATAACCCGGATGGATATTATTAAGACACTTATAGATGATTAG
- a CDS encoding molybdopterin-dependent oxidoreductase — MMDDLKIHRNVCPRNCYNTCAMLSHVVNGKLIKLEGDPAHGYCQGRLCAKGYAYTRYVYSPERLRYPLRQYPRGSGNWVRITWDEALSQIAEKIIELNQRYGSNFSLSYNKFSGNVGFMHYATEGMFNSFGSHTKLRGNACMSAGLDAIAYSSGEGRNPDPESMSDSKLIVIWGANPAWTAIHQLNFINQARDKGAVLVVIDPVYTATAVLADHYIQVRPGSDGLLALGISKILVEKGKFDASFVENHVEGWDSFRRYLHEIVRIEEVCSLTGVEERTLQFLADLLWQYDPVATWCGYGLQRYQNGGQNVRAIYALSAITGNVGKVGGGFYYFHPGIDLFPLNLLNHSGPNDGQVSRSVDINYFPSQVLSLTDPPVRFLWIAGRNPLSQDQEVQKWTCLINELEMVVTVDLFMTKTGEMSDIVLPAASHFEDFDLNISYWHQWLALNEPAIPPYFEAKSDLEIARQLTRRLNELRPDFSNFPSDRTAEEWIEREFTPEVLRHYGLLSWRDLSAGPAKLLEQNNPWWDFNFKTKSGKFEIFSKDAKEDQLPALPKYRNEKNDSSFPLRLLTPQNITGIHSQNWAREWLGRDEREDVLTINPLDAAERGIKDEDGVIIYNGQGKVTRKARINSELVPGIVLLYQGGKEPVNKLLSGLSADMGKRNSGSAGAALYNAFVEVKKIERD, encoded by the coding sequence ATGATGGATGATCTTAAGATACATAGGAATGTATGCCCTCGAAATTGTTACAATACCTGTGCTATGCTTTCCCATGTTGTTAACGGCAAATTGATTAAACTAGAGGGAGACCCTGCCCACGGTTATTGTCAGGGACGCTTATGCGCTAAAGGATATGCTTATACACGTTATGTTTATAGTCCCGAGCGGCTAAGATATCCTTTGAGACAATATCCCAGAGGCTCAGGAAATTGGGTGCGGATTACTTGGGATGAGGCCTTAAGTCAAATAGCTGAGAAAATAATTGAGTTGAATCAGCGTTATGGCTCAAATTTTTCTCTCTCCTATAATAAATTCTCGGGCAATGTTGGCTTCATGCATTATGCTACTGAAGGAATGTTTAATAGCTTTGGTTCCCATACTAAGTTAAGAGGCAACGCCTGTATGTCTGCCGGCCTGGATGCAATCGCCTATAGTTCAGGGGAGGGAAGAAACCCTGATCCCGAATCCATGTCAGATTCTAAGTTAATCGTGATTTGGGGGGCTAATCCTGCCTGGACTGCCATCCATCAGTTAAACTTTATAAATCAGGCCAGAGATAAGGGGGCAGTGCTGGTTGTTATTGACCCAGTGTATACTGCTACAGCGGTTCTGGCCGATCATTATATTCAAGTGCGACCAGGATCAGACGGTTTACTGGCCTTAGGGATCTCTAAAATCTTGGTTGAAAAGGGCAAGTTTGATGCCTCCTTTGTTGAGAATCATGTTGAAGGCTGGGATAGTTTTCGCAGATATCTTCATGAGATAGTACGCATTGAAGAAGTATGCAGTCTAACCGGAGTTGAGGAACGCACCCTGCAATTCCTCGCGGACCTGCTTTGGCAATATGATCCCGTGGCTACGTGGTGTGGATATGGCTTACAGCGGTATCAAAACGGAGGACAAAATGTAAGAGCAATCTATGCCTTAAGTGCGATAACCGGGAATGTGGGAAAAGTCGGAGGTGGTTTTTACTACTTCCATCCCGGCATAGATCTATTTCCCTTAAATTTATTAAATCATTCTGGGCCGAATGATGGACAAGTATCGAGAAGCGTTGATATTAATTATTTTCCGTCTCAAGTATTATCTTTGACTGATCCCCCAGTTAGGTTTTTATGGATTGCAGGAAGAAATCCCTTGAGTCAGGATCAAGAGGTTCAAAAGTGGACGTGTTTAATCAACGAACTGGAAATGGTCGTAACCGTTGATTTATTTATGACTAAAACCGGAGAAATGTCTGACATAGTCTTACCTGCGGCAAGTCATTTTGAGGACTTTGACTTGAATATTAGTTATTGGCATCAGTGGTTGGCTCTTAATGAACCAGCCATCCCGCCCTATTTTGAGGCCAAAAGCGACTTGGAAATCGCCCGCCAATTAACTCGCAGGTTAAATGAATTGAGGCCCGACTTTTCTAATTTTCCCTCTGATCGGACAGCAGAGGAGTGGATTGAGAGAGAGTTTACACCTGAAGTCTTGAGACATTACGGCTTATTAAGCTGGAGAGATTTATCTGCAGGGCCGGCAAAATTACTTGAGCAGAACAATCCTTGGTGGGATTTTAACTTTAAAACTAAATCAGGAAAGTTCGAGATCTTCTCTAAAGATGCTAAAGAGGATCAACTACCGGCCCTGCCTAAATATAGAAATGAAAAGAATGACTCCTCTTTTCCGCTGCGCTTATTAACTCCGCAAAATATTACAGGAATACATTCACAGAATTGGGCCCGGGAGTGGCTAGGCAGAGATGAGAGAGAAGATGTGTTAACTATTAATCCTCTTGATGCAGCCGAGAGAGGGATTAAGGATGAGGATGGGGTCATAATCTATAATGGACAGGGTAAGGTCACTCGGAAGGCCAGGATCAATTCCGAACTAGTGCCCGGGATAGTTCTGCTTTACCAAGGCGGCAAGGAGCCTGTCAATAAACTTCTTTCCGGATTATCAGCGGATATGGGAAAAAGGAATAGCGGCAGTGCCGGTGCTGCACTTTATAATGCATTTGTCGAAGTGAAAAAGATCGAGAGGGATTGA
- a CDS encoding efflux RND transporter permease subunit, producing MIEYLIKKRKITLLFFIMLVVYGFITFFQLAHQEQPDIVVDTAMVLTVYPGASPEKVEQTVTKKIEEKINEIQGLKSITSQSNPQYSKIVVQLQEGVDPKEKWNELRNKVKDVESSLPSDCKQPEINDDLSKTFIETFTVTADSYQEVYALRDTLKVWKDQLRTLPNVADVSIMGLPDQEIRIDVDTHKINQLEIPWTQVAGAIKKENERTPLGDLEQGDRLYQLKIKDTHDPEALYNTVISMNNQGVPVYLRDVATITVACEKEESLVSFNGQPAISISVQGEIGSDVPGMQKNVDEMMKELEKQLPSGAQLNHVYSQNERIEDLFSDLTLEVLLAVAAVLLVCSLGLNFVTSCIIAMAIPISLSMGLMLTPNLNITMNLVSVAALIIVLGILVDDAVVVNDNIERRLIELGEPPLQAVVKGTNEVFISILTATAATIFAFGPIAFLQGNVGQFIRPLPIIISLSMISSMAMSLTIVPIFRHWRAEKLSVFPARHSKSNGFLGKQLDRLALWYSEKLMPRILRKPLKVGLMAVLISTLAYGLFPLLPVQLFPNSVRGEMLIDVRMPKGESLDGTNQKVQEIASWVQKQEGITLVNTYAGDSAPSMFRGDLSIGKGNNLGQIVVKINTEQKRTEELVPEWNAKFSEMYPGIRVLAKEIKFGPPIGAPIDIRIYGEDLYVLQTLENEVKESLLKYPGAVNINGSIGQDKTGIELTINKAQMDQNLVKYDDLTKTLRLATEGIEVSEFDNGKDLINIVMYSDKSSPDPRLVFDRLYVPNASGKLIPLKEVAQMEPSFSINTVPRRNLSRLAEVTSDLDGVTATEAMEKIRPLMAGIKLPAGYTLEFGGETSEQTDIFTDMGRLMIVAIFLILIVIAMQFYSLSLPILVMSTVYLAFAGSMIGLLITRTPFGFGSVMGLICLVGIVVRNGIVLIEFIENERHAGVALEQAVINAGRARLKPVLLTAGTAIAGLLSLATGKELMFRALAITIIAGLFYSTVMTLVVVPSFYTVLTKWKEKRRLSRQTNNFNV from the coding sequence GTGATTGAGTATTTGATCAAAAAACGAAAGATCACCCTGCTTTTCTTTATAATGCTGGTGGTCTATGGATTTATAACCTTTTTTCAATTAGCCCATCAAGAACAACCGGATATTGTGGTTGACACGGCAATGGTTCTTACGGTGTACCCAGGCGCTTCACCGGAGAAAGTCGAACAGACGGTTACCAAAAAGATTGAAGAGAAAATTAATGAAATACAAGGACTAAAGTCCATAACTTCACAGTCCAATCCTCAATACTCTAAAATCGTTGTTCAACTTCAAGAAGGGGTGGATCCCAAAGAAAAATGGAATGAGCTGCGCAATAAAGTTAAAGATGTAGAAAGCAGTCTTCCGTCAGACTGTAAACAACCGGAAATTAACGATGATTTAAGCAAAACCTTTATTGAGACCTTTACGGTAACGGCAGACTCTTATCAAGAGGTCTATGCTCTGAGAGATACCTTAAAGGTCTGGAAGGATCAACTTCGAACTCTCCCCAATGTGGCAGATGTAAGCATAATGGGCCTGCCGGACCAAGAAATAAGAATTGATGTAGATACTCACAAAATAAATCAATTGGAAATTCCCTGGACTCAAGTCGCCGGAGCTATAAAAAAGGAGAACGAGCGGACTCCCTTAGGAGACCTGGAGCAGGGAGACAGGCTTTATCAGCTCAAAATCAAAGATACTCATGACCCGGAAGCACTCTATAATACAGTTATCTCTATGAATAACCAAGGTGTTCCCGTATACTTGAGGGATGTTGCGACAATCACTGTTGCTTGCGAAAAAGAGGAGTCCTTAGTCAGTTTTAATGGCCAGCCGGCAATTTCCATCAGCGTCCAAGGAGAAATCGGTAGTGACGTTCCCGGTATGCAGAAAAATGTTGATGAAATGATGAAAGAATTAGAGAAACAACTACCCTCAGGAGCTCAGCTTAATCATGTCTATTCTCAAAATGAACGGATAGAGGATCTTTTCTCAGATCTTACTCTAGAGGTATTGCTGGCTGTTGCTGCTGTGCTCTTAGTGTGCTCTTTAGGCTTGAACTTTGTAACCTCCTGTATCATAGCTATGGCGATTCCCATCTCCCTTTCCATGGGCTTAATGCTGACTCCAAACCTGAATATTACCATGAACTTAGTATCTGTGGCTGCTTTAATCATCGTCTTGGGTATCCTAGTGGATGATGCCGTAGTGGTTAACGACAATATTGAAAGAAGACTTATCGAGCTGGGGGAACCTCCCTTACAGGCAGTTGTGAAGGGAACTAACGAGGTGTTCATCTCGATTCTTACTGCGACTGCCGCAACTATATTTGCCTTTGGTCCTATTGCTTTCTTGCAAGGCAATGTCGGTCAATTTATTAGACCTCTGCCAATTATTATTAGCCTCTCCATGATTTCTTCAATGGCCATGTCTCTGACAATTGTACCCATTTTTAGGCATTGGAGAGCTGAAAAGTTGTCCGTATTTCCAGCTCGGCATTCAAAAAGTAACGGTTTTTTAGGAAAGCAGCTGGACAGATTGGCCCTGTGGTATTCAGAGAAACTCATGCCCCGAATCTTAAGAAAGCCCTTAAAGGTCGGTTTAATGGCAGTGCTAATCAGTACCCTGGCCTACGGCTTATTTCCTTTGCTTCCGGTACAGCTTTTTCCTAATTCCGTGCGGGGGGAAATGTTGATTGATGTAAGAATGCCAAAAGGGGAAAGTTTGGATGGTACCAATCAAAAGGTTCAGGAAATCGCCTCCTGGGTTCAAAAACAAGAGGGAATCACTCTGGTAAACACTTATGCTGGAGATAGTGCACCGTCCATGTTTCGGGGAGATCTTTCGATAGGTAAAGGAAATAACCTAGGGCAAATTGTCGTCAAGATCAATACTGAACAAAAACGCACTGAAGAACTAGTGCCGGAGTGGAATGCTAAGTTTAGTGAAATGTATCCTGGAATTCGTGTCCTGGCTAAAGAAATAAAGTTCGGACCGCCAATCGGTGCTCCTATAGATATTCGCATCTACGGGGAAGATCTATACGTTCTGCAAACCCTGGAAAACGAAGTAAAGGAGAGTTTGCTAAAATATCCCGGAGCCGTTAACATTAATGGCTCCATTGGTCAAGATAAAACAGGGATAGAATTAACCATCAATAAAGCTCAGATGGATCAGAACCTGGTTAAATATGATGACCTGACCAAAACTCTAAGATTAGCCACAGAAGGAATTGAGGTCAGTGAATTTGACAATGGCAAGGACTTGATCAACATTGTAATGTACTCCGATAAGTCAAGCCCAGACCCTAGGTTGGTATTTGACAGGTTATATGTTCCTAATGCCAGTGGAAAGCTGATTCCTTTGAAGGAAGTAGCTCAAATGGAGCCGTCCTTTAGCATTAATACCGTGCCCAGGAGAAATTTGAGCAGACTGGCAGAGGTGACCTCTGATTTAGATGGGGTGACGGCAACGGAAGCTATGGAAAAAATCAGACCGCTGATGGCAGGGATCAAACTTCCTGCCGGGTATACACTGGAGTTTGGCGGGGAAACCTCGGAGCAGACAGACATCTTTACAGATATGGGCAGGCTAATGATTGTGGCGATTTTCTTAATTTTAATTGTCATCGCCATGCAGTTTTACTCTCTAAGTCTGCCAATTCTCGTGATGAGTACTGTTTATCTGGCTTTCGCCGGCAGTATGATAGGACTTCTGATTACCAGGACACCTTTCGGCTTCGGTTCCGTTATGGGTTTAATATGTCTGGTAGGGATTGTGGTCAGGAATGGGATAGTATTAATCGAATTCATCGAGAATGAACGACATGCTGGGGTTGCTTTAGAGCAGGCGGTTATTAATGCAGGAAGAGCGCGGTTAAAGCCCGTTTTATTAACGGCAGGAACCGCTATAGCCGGCTTATTATCTCTGGCAACGGGTAAAGAGCTTATGTTCAGAGCTTTAGCAATCACGATTATTGCGGGACTTTTCTATTCCACAGTTATGACCTTAGTGGTTGTCCCGTCATTCTATACTGTTTTGACTAAATGGAAGGAAAAACGCAGGCTGAGTCGGCAGACTAATAACTTTAATGTTTAA